The Desulfovibrio oxyclinae DSM 11498 genomic interval GGCCATGCGTCCCGCTCCACGATGAGCCTCACCTCGCCCGCAGCGCTCTGCGACACGCTGTGCACGCCGTCACGATCCGCCCAGCGTTCGCCGTCTTCGCGACCCAGCGGCGTGGGGGCGTAGAAGGAGACCTCGATGGGCGTGGTCACGGTTCCCGGCTCCAGCACCCTGCGGTTTTGCAGATCCAGATCGTCCCCGAGCCAGAAGGCGGGGCCTTCGGGAGCAGAGTCGAGCGAGGTGTGCGCGGCATAGAGCCATGCATCGGCGCGGATTAAGGCCCGCAGGACGTCGAGATAGGCTCCGCCGGTGGGCGCCTTGGGCTTCATGTACAGCGGATGGTGGGTCACCACGAGAGACGCCCCCCATTCGAGACAGCGCGTCACCGCTTCGGGAGTGGGCTCCAGCGTCACGGCCACCTTGTCCGCCTTGTCGGCCACGCCGGAAACCTGCACCCCGGAATTGTCCCATCCGGATTGCAGCTCTTCGGGTGCCAACCAACGCACATTTTTGAGAACAGCCTGAATTTCCATGAAATTTATTCCTGCGTCGAAAAGAAGATGCTCCTATCGGGCATTTCCCTCAAGGAGCATCGTATCATCTCATATCAGCATAGAGCCTTGTTCCGGATGCGGCGCGGGATTCGCTTCACGCTCATGGGCACGGTTCTCGTTCCCCCGTATTTGAGGGGTTAGGGGTGGTGGGCCAACCAGGATTTGAACCTGGGACCGACCGGTTATGAGCCGGTGGCTCTGCCAACTGAGCTACTGGCCCACTCCGCAAGAACAAAACCCGATATCCGGGAAAAGGCGGTTTGTCAAGCTTTCGTTACGCAATGCCCGACCGGATGCGCTCGATGACGGAAGTCGTGGAGTACCCCTCAAGCAAGGGAATACTCAGTACTTTTCCGCCGTCAGACTCCACCACGTCGCGTCCCACGATCTTATCTACGGGCCAGTCGCCACCTTTTACCAACACCTGCGGGCGCACGGCGCGGATCAGTTCAAGCGGCGTGTCCTCGTCGAAGAGTATAACGAAATCCACGCAGGCGAGCCCCGCCAGCACGAAGGCGCGCGCGTCCTGCCCGTTGACGGGGCGGTCGTCGCCCTTGCCGAGCCTGCGCACCGAGGCGTCGCTGTTCAGCCCTACCATGAGCGCGTCACCGAGGTCCCGGGCGCGTTGCAGGTAGTCCACGTGGCCGGGGTGCAGCAGGTCGAAGCAGCCGTTGGTGAACACGAGCCGCTTTTCGGCGAGCGCGTCGCGCTTGGCGCGAAACTCGGCCACGGTCAGGACTTTGGGGCTGGCGGGCACGTGCATGCTAGACCTTGGGCTTGAGGTTGCCGACCGGACCGAGGAGCAGCAGCTCCAGCCAGTCCATGCCGAATTCCAGTGCGGCCTCTTCGTTGTCGAGCACGGCCTGCTGGCGTGCCTCGTCGATTTCCACGCGCTCGAACAGTTTCATGTCCTGTGCGAACTGCTGAAAGTCGTCGATCTGGTACAGGCAGAGCATGATCATCTGGACCATGCGGTCGTTGAGCATGCGTCCGGACTGGTTCACCTGCGACATGATGTGCATGTAGCGGTCGTTGAAACGAATGTAGTCGTCAAAGCCCTGATCCGCGAACCACTCGTCGGTGTCCCACTCGTCCGGTTCCTCGAAGCCGCGACAGTGATCCTCGCGTACCACGAAGAATTGTTCCTTGACGCCACCCTCGCCGTCGGGGCGCGCGGCGCGGCCCAGCGGATAGGTGCGGCAGGCGCCCGGGCGGTCCGGGTAGACGGCGCAGCCTTCCTCGCGGACGTAGGGACAGCTGCGGGCGTCGGTGTCGGTCATGCGCAGGTGCAGCAGGGGAAAGTGGCTGCCCTCGGACTTCTGGGCGTCCACGAAGGAGTGGATGAAGTCGCGGCTGGACATGCCGAGGCTGCGGCGCAGGCGAAGCACGTCGTACGGGGCGAGCACGAGGTTCAGGTCGCTGCAGCACTTGTTGAAGCACGTGATCCCCGGATAGCAGCGAAAGTTTATTTTTTCGCCCGGCTTGAGTTCGGGCAGGCTGTCGAGAAAATCTCTGGTCTGGTCTTCTTGGCTCATGAAACCTCCGGGAAGCGACGTGCTCCCGTCTTTTTTGAGACGCGAATAGATGTCGCGGACATGTTTGTCAAATCTACCGGGCCGCAACGTCCAGCATCAGTCCCAGATGCGCGGCCTTTTCCCGCAGGTCCTTCAGCAGCCGCTGACGGCCGATGTGTTCCAGATCACGGAGTTCTTCGTTGGGATGCAGCGCCTGGAGCTTGAACTTGTTGCCCAGCGCGTTGCCCTCGGCCTGCGGCGAGCTGTGGCTGGCCATGCCGCTGCGTTTGCGGTGCCGCACCGTGAGATGGCCCTGATAGACCGCGTGCCCGCCGTTCTTCAGCAGCCGGATGTCGTGCTCCAGATCATCGTATTGGGACGGGGAGAGCCGGATGTCAAAACCGCCGGAGGCGCGCAGGGTCTCGGCGCGGAAGAGATGGCAGCAGCCGGTCACGGAGTCGCAGGGGCGCATGTAGTCGAACAGGCCCGCGTCCAGTGTCTGCACGAACAGGCTGGGGTCACCGGTGCCCTGATTCTCCGGGATTTCGAGCTGGTGGTCGGCGTGCTGGATGATGGCGGTGTTGGCGTGGTCCACCACCTTGCAGCCCCAGACCGACGCTTCGGGATACCGCTGTACGGCCGCACCGAGCTGCCGCAGCCAGTCCGCGGGCAGGTCCACGTCGTCGTCGAGGTAGCAGAGAAAGGCGTATCCGCGCTCCAGCGCTTCCTTGAGCAGCCAGTTGCGGGCCACGGCCGCACCCGTGTTCACGGGCAGTGAGATGCGGGTGAAGCTGCCTTCCCGCCGGGCGTCGAAGCGATATTCCCACTGTTCGAGGATGGTGGCGGTGCCGTCGTCCGAACCGTTGTCCAGCACGAGCAGGTCTGGGTCATCCTCCGCGCGGAACAGGGACCCGAGCGTGGCGTCCAGATCATCCTTTTTGTTCCACGAGTAGAGCAGTACGGCGGTGCGCCCGGGCAGCTCGGACCGCTCAAGGTCCACGCTGCCAAGATGATCGTGCAGCCGCAGCAGCAGGCCGGCGTTCCACGGCATGGCCTTGAAGGCCTCCATGAGCCACAGGGCGGCTTCGTCGCGGTATCCCTCGCGGGCAAGACGCAGTCCGGCGTGCATGGCACCCCAGCCCCTGCCGAAGACGGGATCGCCCTGCGCCACCAATGGGTCGGGTTCGCAGGGGGTGCCGCGGAAGCGTTCGATCTCTTCGCGAAGGGGAATCTGGGCCTTGTCCGCGGGACCGCCGGTGAGCGGGGGCAGCAGGCTCTCCACGAAGTCCGGGTCGTTGTCCACAAGGCCGAAAAAAGCCGCCTTGGAGGCCCAGAAGAGATTCTCCGGGTCCGTGGCGGCCTGTCTGGCGATGAATTCCTTGATGCGCCGAAAGTCCTTTTTGCCTGCCAGCCTGGTGAGATGGTCCGCGCTTCTGGGTTCGCGCCACAGTTCCTTGACCGCCTGAAGCGTGGCCACGGTTTCGTCCGAGAGCAGGCCGGAGACTTCGGGAGAGCGCAGCATCTGTTCGGCAAAGACGCCGTCCAGCGGGTTTTCGGAAAAAGCCGTGGTCAGGGCGCTGCCTGCCACCGGATACAGCTGCTGATCGCCGGATGCCAGCGCGGCGCGCGCCACCTTGAGCAGGTGCGTGCGGCCGGTGAAGCCCTGCGCCAACAGGTACGCCAGCTCCTGCGGCAGATTGCTCCAGAATTCGAGCACCGGGTTATCCGTCATCCGAGACCTCCTCGATGTTCAGCGCGGAGAGCGGGCGCTGGCCCATGTACACGCGCACGAGGTTCATGCCCTTGGCCTGCCGCGTCATGAGCGTGCGCACGATGCGTCGGTTCACGCGGCCCATCTCCGTGCGCAGGTCGCGATCCCCGCAGAGCTGGCGGATGCGCCGGGCGATGCATTCGGCGTCCTCGTCCTCGCAGATGAAGCCGTTGACTCCGTCGCGGACCAGTTCCGGCATCCCTCCCACACGGGTCACCACGGCGGGCAGGCCCGCGTCGAAGGCTTCCAGCAGCGTGTTGGGCAGGCTCTCCTTTCGCGAGGGTACCACGAGAAGGTCGGAAGCGCGAACCTGCTCCAGTGTCTGGGCGTGTTCCAGCACGCCGGTCAGGTGCAGGCGATCCAGCGTGGCGGCCGAAACCACGCCGTCAAAACGCTTCATCTCCGCCTCGCGAACGCCGACGGCCACGAATTCCACGTCGCGCGCATCCTGTTTGCAGAACTCTTCCATGGCACGCAAAAAGACGTCGAACCCTTTCACCACGGCCGCGTTGCCGATGTACAGCACCCGCACGCCGCGTTTCTTGCGTTCGCGCACGCCGCCCAGATCTGGCCCGTTGTAGGCGTTGTAGACCACGGCCAGCCGTTTGTCCGGGATGCGTTTTCTGCGAAGCACGTCCGCGCACATGACCGAGTTGCAGACCACCGCGTCAGCCGGGGCGGTCCAGAGGAAAAAGACGTCGTTGGGCCGGGAGATGACGCCCCGGTTGATGAAAAGCTTGAACTTGCAGCCCATGAGTCGCGCCAACGATCC includes:
- the rfaE2 gene encoding D-glycero-beta-D-manno-heptose 1-phosphate adenylyltransferase, encoding MHVPASPKVLTVAEFRAKRDALAEKRLVFTNGCFDLLHPGHVDYLQRARDLGDALMVGLNSDASVRRLGKGDDRPVNGQDARAFVLAGLACVDFVILFDEDTPLELIRAVRPQVLVKGGDWPVDKIVGRDVVESDGGKVLSIPLLEGYSTTSVIERIRSGIA
- a CDS encoding glycosyltransferase family 2 protein — encoded protein: MTDNPVLEFWSNLPQELAYLLAQGFTGRTHLLKVARAALASGDQQLYPVAGSALTTAFSENPLDGVFAEQMLRSPEVSGLLSDETVATLQAVKELWREPRSADHLTRLAGKKDFRRIKEFIARQAATDPENLFWASKAAFFGLVDNDPDFVESLLPPLTGGPADKAQIPLREEIERFRGTPCEPDPLVAQGDPVFGRGWGAMHAGLRLAREGYRDEAALWLMEAFKAMPWNAGLLLRLHDHLGSVDLERSELPGRTAVLLYSWNKKDDLDATLGSLFRAEDDPDLLVLDNGSDDGTATILEQWEYRFDARREGSFTRISLPVNTGAAVARNWLLKEALERGYAFLCYLDDDVDLPADWLRQLGAAVQRYPEASVWGCKVVDHANTAIIQHADHQLEIPENQGTGDPSLFVQTLDAGLFDYMRPCDSVTGCCHLFRAETLRASGGFDIRLSPSQYDDLEHDIRLLKNGGHAVYQGHLTVRHRKRSGMASHSSPQAEGNALGNKFKLQALHPNEELRDLEHIGRQRLLKDLREKAAHLGLMLDVAAR
- a CDS encoding YkgJ family cysteine cluster protein yields the protein MSQEDQTRDFLDSLPELKPGEKINFRCYPGITCFNKCCSDLNLVLAPYDVLRLRRSLGMSSRDFIHSFVDAQKSEGSHFPLLHLRMTDTDARSCPYVREEGCAVYPDRPGACRTYPLGRAARPDGEGGVKEQFFVVREDHCRGFEEPDEWDTDEWFADQGFDDYIRFNDRYMHIMSQVNQSGRMLNDRMVQMIMLCLYQIDDFQQFAQDMKLFERVEIDEARQQAVLDNEEAALEFGMDWLELLLLGPVGNLKPKV
- a CDS encoding Nif3-like dinuclear metal center hexameric protein produces the protein MEIQAVLKNVRWLAPEELQSGWDNSGVQVSGVADKADKVAVTLEPTPEAVTRCLEWGASLVVTHHPLYMKPKAPTGGAYLDVLRALIRADAWLYAAHTSLDSAPEGPAFWLGDDLDLQNRRVLEPGTVTTPIEVSFYAPTPLGREDGERWADRDGVHSVSQSAAGEVRLIVERDAWPFVAEAIAFGQGERPEFYVRELVEPRTVAGLGEMGELPEELAFDDFLQRLHGLTGRRYLPHCGPRPEMVRTVAYCGGSGSSLAHRAAGADVFITGDMKYHPAVDAGTEGSVCIIDAGHFSIEEEMMRRFAAELGAALEGVEVRFFPGDDPFRWSVAEI